From Magnolia sinica isolate HGM2019 chromosome 13, MsV1, whole genome shotgun sequence, one genomic window encodes:
- the LOC131223525 gene encoding uncharacterized protein LOC131223525, with the protein MVHCSGSTAKMLQILVQVVRGRYFMLYASTLILSTTGAGYIFGIYSGVIKSSMAYNQQTLNTLSFCKDLGSNIGILSGVIHEISPPSIVLAIGAAMNLSGYLMIWLAVAGHIAHPAVWQMCLYMFIAANSQSFAGVGALVTCVKNFPEDRGVVLGLLKGVVGLSGAIFTQLYLAFYGQDPKSLILLIAWLPVAVSMLFLPTIRIIKAVRRTDDIKIFYSFLYITVALAGYLMFIIIFENRFKAPEFRGSAAIIIFMLFLPLVIAIREDLKSQSPKNNPPLAVLSVETQEPSAIAIAPPPLSTPSSRKQSCFSSIINMLKDPERGEDYNILQAITSIDMLIIFFLIICGPGGNLTAIDNMGQIGESLGYTNRGISTFVSLISIWNFAGRVATGIASEIFLSRYKFPRPLMMTIILLISCVGHLLIAFPCPGSLYVASVIIGFCLGAQWSLMFVIISELFGLKYYATLFSVAGAVTPIGSYVLNVRVAGRLYDREALKQRAVGSATTGDFTCLGKQCYKLSFIIIAAVTFLGSMVSVVLAVRTWKFYKGDIYARFRSETTATAESEMSVAGNERDGEK; encoded by the coding sequence ATGGTCCATTGCAGTGGAAGCACGGCCAAGATGCTGCAGATCTTGGTACAGGTAGTCCGCGGGAGATATTTCATGCTGTACGCGTCCACTCTCATCCTCTCCACCACAGGTGCCGGTTACATCTTCGGAATCTACTCCGGCGTCATCAAATCATCAATGGCCTACAATCAACAGACTCTCAATACCCTCAGTTTCTGTAAAGATCTCGGCTCCAACATCGGCATCCTCTCCGGCGTCATCCACGagatatctccaccgtccattgtCCTCGCTATCGGTGCTGCCATGAACCTCTCTGGCTACCTCATGATCTGGCTAGCCGTGGCGGGCCACATCGCTCATCCTGCCGTCTGGCAGATGTGTCTCTACATGTTCATCGCCGCCAATTCTCAGTCATTTGCCGGTGTGGGTGCGCTCGTCACCTGCGTCAAGAACTTCCCAGAGGACCGTGGTGTCGTCCTCGGCCTACTTAAAGGTGTGGTAGGCCTCAGTGGGGCCATTTTCACACAGCTCTACCTTGCTTTCTATGGCCAGGATCCCAAATCACTGATACTCCTCATCGCATGGCTTCCGGTCGCAGTGTCCATGCTCTTCCTCCCCACAATTCGAATCATCAAAGCCGTCCGACGGACGGATGATATCAAGATCTTCTACTCTTTTCTCTACATCACAGTCGCACTTGCCGGATATCTCATGTTTATAATCATATTCGAGAACCGGTTTAAGGCACCGGAATTCCGCGGTAGTGCTGCCATAATCATCTTCATGCTCTTCCTCCCTCTCGTCATCGCAATAAGAGAAGATCTCAAAAGCCAATCTCCAAAGAACAATCCTCCTCTGGCGGTGCTATCCGTCGAGACGCAAGAACCATCGGCAATAGCAATTGCACCACCACCACTTTCAACTCCATCCTCACGAAAGCAATCTTGTTTTTCTTCAATCATCAACATGTTGAAAGATCCCGAGAGAGGTGAAGATTACAACATCCTACAGGCGATTACGAGCATCGACATGCTAATTATCTTCTTTCTAATAATATGCGGCCCCGGTGGAAATCTTACAGCGATTGACAACATGGGTCAGATTGGGGAATCGTTAGGCTACACTAATCGCGGCATCAGCACTTTCGTATCGCTCATAAGCATTTGGAATTTTGCTGGGCGGGTGGCTACTGGCATTGCATCTGAGATCTTCTTATCAAGATACAAATTCCCTCGTCCATTGATGATGACGATAATCCTTCTCATCTCTTGTGTGGGCCACCTCTTGATTGCATTCCCCTGTCCAGGATCTCTCTACGTGGCATCAGTGATCATTGGATTCTGTCTTGGAGCACAGTGGTCGTTGATGTTCGTTATCATATCTGAATTGTTTGGGCTGAAATACTATGCGACGTTGTTCAGTGTCGCCGGAGCTGTTACACCGATCGGATCCTATGTTCTGAATGTCAGAGTCGCCGGACGTCTATACGATAGGGAGGCTTTGAAGCAAAGAGCAGTTGGCAGTGCAACGACGGGTGATTTCACTTGCCTTGGAAAGCAGTGCTATAAACTATCGTTCATCATAATTGCAGCTGTGACGTTCTTGGGATCGATGGTTTCAGTTGTTTTGGCCGTGCGAACGTGGAAATTCTATAAAGGTGATATCTATGCAAGGTTCCGCAGTGAGACGACGGCGACGGCGGAGTCTGAGATGAGCGTGGCCGGAAATGAGAGAGATGGGGAGAAGTAG
- the LOC131224216 gene encoding uncharacterized protein LOC131224216, whose amino-acid sequence MISSIHAVSMLGPTLQVLRGRWFMVFASFLIMSGAGATYIYGIYSSDIKSSMSYDQQTLNTIGFFKDLGANIGILSGLINEVTAPWVVLAIGSAMNFSGYLMVWLAVTGRIARPKVWQMCLYICIGANSQTFANTGALVPCVKNFPESRGIMLGLLKGYVGLSGAIFTQLYLAFYGHHSKSLILLIGWLPSALSIIFLGTIRIIKPIRQLNELKIFYSFLYIALALAGYLMLIIIVEKQTSFSATEYGSSAAVLLFLLFLPLAIVVREELSIQKLKNQSTISISMQEKPSVSAINAPPLPPIPSSPQQQPPTKRTSISRIADIFKSPKRGEDYTILQALVSIDMLIIFITIVCGIGGTLTAIDNMGQIGESLGYPRHTISTFVSLISIWNFSGRVAAGFFSEILLSKHRFPRPLMLTWVLLLSCVGHILIAFPAPGSLYIASVIIGFCFGAQWSLVYAIISEVFGLKYYATLYNFGAVASPVGSYILNVKVAGRLYDREALKQLAVVGGAVTGNLSCIGHKCYQLSFIIITAVTFIGTLVSVMLVIRTRKFYKSDIYSRFREVGQMGTGEMCVGRNAKDGGEMDEEIVSSTGVVT is encoded by the coding sequence ATGATCAGCAGTATCCATGCAGTGAGCATGTTGGGTCCCACCCTGCAGGTTCTTCGCGGTCGTTGGTTCATGGTCTTCGCGTCGTTCCTGATCATGTCGGGGGCGGGAGCCACCTACATCTACGGCATCTACTCCAGCGACATAAAATCATCAATGTCCTACGACCAGCAGACGCTCAACACCATCGGATTCTTCAAAGACCTCGGCGCCAACATCGGCATCCTCTCCGGCCTAATCAACGAGGTGACTGCGCCATGGGTCGTCCTCGCCATCGGCTCTGCAATGAACTTCTCCGGCTACCTAATGGTCTGGCTCGCCGTCACGGGCCGAATCGCCCGACCCAAGGTCTGGCAGATGTGCCTCTACATCTGCATTGGCGCCAATTCCCAGACCTTCGCCAACACTGGCGCACTCGTCCCCTGCGTCAAGAACTTCCCGGAGAGCCGTGGCATCATGTTGGGCCTTCTCAAGGGCTATGTCGGGCTCAGCGGGGCCATTTTCACCCAACTCTATCTTGCATTCTACGGCCACCATTCCAAATCACTGATCCTACTCATTGGGTGGCTCCCATCCGCACTCTCGATCATCTTTCTCGGCACAATTCGGATAATCAAACCCATCCGTCAGCTGAATGAGCTCAAGATATTCTACTCTTTTCTTTACATTGCACTAGCTCTAGCTGGATATCTTATGCTTATAATCATCGTCGAGAAGCAGACCAGCTTCTCCGCTACTGAGTATGGTAGCAGTGCTGCTGTCCTTCTGTTCTTGCTCTTCCTCCCTCTCGCTATCGTCGTGAGAGAAGAGCTTTCGATACAGAAGCTCAAAAACCAATCTACGATATCCATCTCCATGCAGGAAAAACCATCTGTATCAGCAATTAATGCACCACCCCTCCCACCAATTCCTTCCTCTCCACAACAGCAACCGCCAACTAAGCGAACATCAATCTCCCGCATTGCAGATATCTTTAAGTCACCAAAGAGAGGCGAGGACTACACCATCCTGCAGGCGCTCGTGAGCATCGACATGTTAATCATCTTCATCACGATTGTTTGTGGCATTGGCGGCACTCTAACAGCGATAGACAACATGGGTCAGATCGGCGAGTCGTTAGGCTACCCTCGTCACACGATCAGCACCTTTGTATCGCTAATAAGCATATGGAATTTCAGCGGGAGGGTGGCAGCCGGCTTCTTCTCTGAAATCCTCCTCTCTAAGCACAGGTTCCCTCGACCGTTGATGCTTACGTGGGTCCTACTCCTCTCTTGTGTGGGCCACATCCTGATTGCATTCCCCGCACCTGGGTCCCTCTACATAGCATCGGTGATCATTGGATTCTGCTTCGGAGCGCAGTGGTCGTTGGTCTATGCTATCATTTCGGAAGTTTTTGGACTCAAGTACTATGCTACATTGTACAATTTTGGTGCTGTTGCTAGTCCGGTTGGATCTTATATACTCAACGTGAAGGTGGCGGGACGACTTTACGATCGGGAGGCGTTGAAGCAGCTGGCGGTTGTGGGTGGTGCCGTTACGGGCAACTTGAGTTGTATCGGGCATAAGTGTTACCAATTATCGTTTATCATCATCACGGCTGTGACGTTCATTGGAACGTTGGTTTCAGTTATGCTTGTGATCAGAACAAGGAAATTCTATAAGAGTGATATATACTCTAGATTCCGAGAGGTGGGTCAGATGGGAACGGGTGAGATGTGTGTCGGCCGAAATGCGAAAGATGGTGGAGAGATGGATGAGGAGATAGTGTCCTCCACAG